The following proteins come from a genomic window of Nocardioides albertanoniae:
- a CDS encoding sensor histidine kinase → MSSAVTTTATSSRYRGSLAGRVTILTTLAVAGSIALIAMGLYFAVRIQLQANMDESLLKRAHAAASNPQYIRDARDGSYFPVFALNAGDIALMSVNQNGDYWNPQKRADNDFPIPGAPEAFVAQGKEPYAVRTITTDHGEVFRAATVPISGTDEALMLAQALEPQEEMYKRLGLIVLFFGAGGVVAAAFAGWVVAAGGLRPVRRLTASVDRIATTEDLTPLPVEGDDEIARLATSFNRMLSALAGSRDRQRQLVADASHELRTPLTSLRTNVELLTQADSSISGEQRADLLGDIRAQIEELTNLIGDLVELARDAPAEPTLESVDLSEVVERALSRVRLRAPSVDFSETMASWWVLGDSGSLERAVTNLLDNAAKWSPEAGTVHVSLHNGVLNVDDEGPGIADDDLPFVFDRFYRSTEARSMPGSGLGLAIVRQVAERTGGSVSASRSPHGGARMTMLLPGSSSPRPTEPPTEVLER, encoded by the coding sequence GTGAGCAGCGCCGTGACCACGACGGCCACCAGCTCGCGCTACCGCGGCTCTCTGGCGGGCCGGGTCACCATCCTGACGACCCTCGCGGTCGCCGGGTCGATCGCGCTGATCGCGATGGGGCTCTACTTCGCCGTACGCATCCAGCTGCAGGCCAACATGGACGAGTCTCTGCTGAAGCGGGCCCACGCGGCTGCCTCGAACCCGCAATACATCCGCGATGCACGAGACGGCAGCTACTTCCCCGTCTTCGCGCTCAACGCCGGCGACATCGCGCTCATGTCGGTCAACCAGAACGGTGACTACTGGAACCCGCAGAAGCGGGCCGACAACGACTTCCCGATCCCCGGTGCGCCGGAGGCGTTCGTCGCGCAGGGGAAGGAGCCCTACGCCGTACGCACGATCACGACCGACCACGGCGAGGTGTTCCGCGCGGCCACGGTGCCGATCTCCGGCACCGACGAGGCGCTGATGCTGGCGCAGGCGCTGGAGCCACAGGAGGAGATGTACAAACGGCTCGGGCTCATCGTGCTCTTCTTCGGCGCGGGCGGGGTCGTGGCCGCGGCGTTCGCCGGCTGGGTCGTGGCCGCCGGCGGGCTGCGGCCCGTACGACGATTGACCGCTTCGGTCGACCGGATCGCGACGACCGAGGATCTCACCCCGCTCCCCGTCGAGGGCGACGACGAGATCGCCCGTCTGGCCACCTCGTTCAACCGGATGCTGTCGGCGCTCGCCGGCTCCCGGGATCGGCAACGACAGCTGGTGGCCGACGCTTCGCACGAGCTGCGCACCCCGCTGACCTCGCTGCGCACCAACGTCGAGCTGCTCACTCAGGCCGACTCCTCCATCTCCGGCGAGCAGCGCGCCGATCTGCTCGGCGACATCCGGGCGCAGATCGAAGAGCTGACCAACCTGATCGGCGACCTGGTCGAGCTGGCCCGGGACGCGCCCGCGGAGCCGACCCTGGAGTCCGTCGACCTCTCCGAGGTCGTCGAGCGAGCGCTGTCGCGGGTCCGCCTGCGCGCACCGTCGGTCGACTTCTCCGAGACGATGGCGTCGTGGTGGGTGCTGGGCGACTCCGGGTCGCTCGAACGCGCAGTGACCAACCTGCTCGACAACGCCGCCAAGTGGTCGCCGGAGGCCGGCACCGTGCACGTGTCGCTCCACAACGGTGTGCTCAACGTCGACGACGAAGGTCCGGGCATCGCCGACGACGACCTCCCGTTCGTATTCGACCGGTTCTACCGCTCCACCGAGGCCCGCTCGATGCCCGGGTCCGGGCTCGGGCTCGCTATCGTCCGTCAGGTCGCCGAGCGCACCGGCGGGTCGGTCTCGGCCTCCCGCTCGCCCCACGGTGGGGCCAGGATGACGATGCTCCTGCCCGGCTCGTCCTCGCCGCGACCGACCGAACCACCCACGGAAGTGCTGGAGAGATGA
- a CDS encoding anthranilate synthase component II has translation MVRVVVVDHHDSYVWSLVHMIAQVSGVMPDVVEHDEVKLGDLATYTHVVLSPGPGHPADPADFAVGRELLLAAGRPVLGVCLGMQGLVTTFGGVVDRIEPAHGEVARVAHDGRGVFAGLPSPFEAVRYHSLAAVSVPEVLEVTARSDDGVVMGVRHRELPLEGVQFHPESVLSEQGAAMVANFLGRP, from the coding sequence ATGGTGAGGGTCGTCGTGGTCGACCACCACGACTCCTACGTGTGGAGCCTCGTTCACATGATTGCCCAGGTCAGCGGGGTGATGCCGGATGTCGTCGAGCACGACGAGGTGAAGCTCGGCGACCTGGCGACCTACACCCATGTCGTGCTCTCGCCCGGCCCCGGCCACCCTGCTGATCCGGCCGACTTCGCGGTCGGACGCGAGCTGCTGCTCGCGGCCGGCCGCCCGGTGCTCGGCGTCTGTCTCGGCATGCAGGGCCTGGTGACCACGTTCGGCGGCGTCGTCGACCGGATCGAGCCCGCCCACGGCGAGGTCGCGCGGGTCGCCCACGACGGCCGCGGGGTCTTCGCCGGCCTCCCGTCGCCGTTCGAGGCGGTGCGCTACCACTCGCTCGCGGCGGTCTCCGTGCCCGAGGTGCTGGAGGTGACGGCACGCTCCGACGACGGGGTCGTGATGGGCGTACGTCACCGGGAGCTGCCGCTCGAAGGTGTCCAGTTCCATCCCGAGTCGGTGCTCTCCGAGCAGGGCGCGGCGATGGTCGCCAACTTCTTGGGGCGGCCGTGA
- a CDS encoding ATP-binding cassette domain-containing protein, translating into MIHARGLRHTFASGHGKQKKEVVAVDGVDLDVAEGEVVGFLGPNGAGKTTTLRILTTLLQPTAGTATVAGFDVAKQSVEVRRSIGYCSQVGSTFSGAYAGDEVVDHGMLYGMSKKDAVAHGQALFERLQLDGLWRRKPRNMSGGQKRRLDIAMALIHAPKLVFLDEPTTGLDPQARANLWDHIASLRTDHGATVFLTTHYLDEADALADRVVVIDQGRIVANDTPENLKAAVSGDLVSLEVATDEQVAIARDKLGSISDNIEVDERLVSGRVPRAGKAVPGLLRDLESNGVSLESIEVARPTLDDVFLTLTGRTLRDAEAGAPEADEEAHDD; encoded by the coding sequence ATGATTCACGCACGCGGCCTGAGGCACACCTTCGCCTCCGGCCATGGCAAGCAGAAGAAAGAAGTCGTCGCGGTCGACGGGGTCGACCTCGACGTCGCAGAGGGTGAGGTGGTCGGCTTCCTGGGCCCGAACGGCGCCGGCAAGACCACCACCCTGCGCATCCTCACCACCCTCCTCCAGCCCACCGCCGGCACCGCCACGGTCGCCGGCTTCGACGTGGCCAAGCAGTCCGTCGAGGTCAGGCGGAGCATCGGCTACTGCTCACAGGTCGGATCGACCTTCTCCGGCGCCTACGCGGGCGACGAGGTCGTCGACCACGGCATGCTCTACGGGATGTCCAAGAAGGACGCCGTCGCCCACGGGCAGGCGCTCTTCGAGCGGCTCCAGCTCGACGGTCTGTGGCGTCGCAAGCCACGCAACATGTCCGGCGGCCAGAAGCGCCGTCTCGACATCGCGATGGCGCTGATCCACGCCCCGAAGCTGGTCTTCCTCGACGAGCCCACCACCGGCCTCGACCCTCAGGCGCGGGCCAACCTCTGGGACCACATCGCCTCGCTGCGTACGGACCACGGGGCGACGGTCTTCCTGACCACCCACTACCTCGACGAGGCCGACGCGCTCGCCGACCGGGTCGTGGTCATCGATCAGGGCCGCATCGTCGCCAACGACACCCCGGAGAACCTCAAGGCGGCCGTCTCCGGTGACCTGGTCTCCCTCGAGGTGGCCACCGACGAGCAGGTCGCCATCGCGCGCGACAAGCTCGGCTCGATCTCCGACAACATCGAGGTCGACGAGCGCCTGGTCAGCGGCCGGGTGCCCCGCGCGGGCAAGGCGGTCCCCGGGCTGCTGCGCGACCTGGAGTCCAACGGTGTCTCGCTCGAGTCGATCGAGGTCGCCCGGCCGACCCTCGACGACGTCTTCCTGACCCTGACCGGACGTACGCTGCGCGACGCCGAGGCGGGCGCCCCCGAGGCCGACGAGGAGGCCCACGATGACTGA
- a CDS encoding response regulator transcription factor, which yields MNTSATPGDRPSEKPHVLVVDDDRAVRESLRRSLEFNGYEVAMAGDGAEALAGIANHDPDVVVMDVMMPRLDGIEATKALRSAGNDVPILVLTARDAVGDRVDGLDAGADDYLTKPFALEELLARLRALLRRAVPVSDDDEEALTFADLSMNITTREVTRGQRAIELTRTEFTLLEMFLRRPRRVLDRSFILEEVWGYDFPTTANSLEVYVGYLRRKTETEGESRLIHTVRGIGYVLKEP from the coding sequence GTGAACACCTCTGCCACCCCGGGCGACAGGCCCAGCGAGAAGCCGCACGTGCTGGTCGTCGACGACGACAGGGCCGTGCGTGAGTCGCTGCGCAGGTCGTTGGAGTTCAACGGCTACGAGGTGGCCATGGCGGGCGACGGCGCAGAGGCGCTCGCCGGCATCGCCAACCACGACCCCGACGTGGTCGTGATGGATGTGATGATGCCTCGCCTCGACGGCATCGAGGCCACCAAGGCGCTGCGCTCGGCCGGCAACGACGTGCCGATCCTCGTGCTCACCGCACGCGATGCCGTCGGCGACCGGGTCGACGGGCTCGATGCGGGGGCCGACGACTACCTCACCAAGCCGTTCGCGCTCGAGGAGCTGTTGGCCCGCCTGCGCGCGCTGCTGCGCCGGGCCGTGCCGGTCAGCGACGACGACGAGGAGGCGCTGACCTTCGCCGACCTCTCCATGAACATCACCACCCGCGAGGTGACCCGCGGCCAGCGGGCCATCGAGCTGACCCGCACCGAGTTCACGCTCCTGGAGATGTTCCTCCGTCGGCCGCGCCGGGTGCTCGACCGCTCGTTCATCCTCGAGGAGGTCTGGGGCTACGACTTCCCGACCACCGCCAACTCGCTCGAGGTCTACGTCGGCTACCTGCGCCGCAAGACCGAGACCGAGGGTGAGTCACGGCTGATCCACACGGTGCGCGGCATCGGCTACGTACTGAAGGAGCCGTGA
- a CDS encoding anthranilate synthase component I family protein — protein sequence MSVEDLFAEVAAAHPRCVWLDGGGARKWSGARSLVGWLEDDDVSLTYSAARREVLRHSGGRSEVVGDDIWEVLEREVGPGEQWFGYLGYACRTDLPATPSEDVPDAIWLRPSHLTVIDHEPDGHFVDLTGVSVPAQSRDTRSTGYPTSPAYRAAFDQVQEALHAGDTYEANLTYRTAVEAPADPVETYLRLRSINPAPYAGFLQHDVEDHRAWLLSSSPERYALIDEDRTIETRPIKGTTPRGATAQEDAANAELLRTDPKLRSENLMITDLLRNDLAMACEPGTVEVPALMQVESYPSVHQLVSTVRGHLRDEISTVEALRRLFPAGSMTGAPKLRTMEVIERAERELGGPRAAYAGAFGWISGDGPADLGVVIRTLTTHDTTTWQIGTGGGITVRSDVDEEAAEAGWKAERLRQALGR from the coding sequence GTGAGCGTCGAGGACCTCTTTGCCGAGGTGGCAGCGGCGCATCCGCGCTGCGTCTGGCTCGACGGCGGTGGTGCACGGAAGTGGTCGGGGGCCCGGTCGCTGGTCGGCTGGCTGGAGGACGACGACGTCTCGCTGACCTACTCGGCCGCGCGCCGCGAGGTGCTGCGCCACTCCGGTGGCAGGTCCGAGGTGGTCGGTGACGACATCTGGGAGGTGCTCGAGCGCGAGGTCGGACCTGGGGAGCAGTGGTTCGGGTATCTCGGCTACGCCTGCCGTACGGACCTGCCGGCGACGCCGTCGGAGGACGTTCCGGACGCGATCTGGCTGCGCCCGTCTCACCTGACGGTCATCGATCACGAGCCTGACGGGCACTTCGTGGACTTGACGGGTGTTTCAGTGCCCGCCCAGTCCAGGGATACCCGGTCGACCGGGTATCCCACGTCGCCCGCCTACCGCGCCGCCTTCGACCAGGTCCAGGAAGCACTTCACGCCGGCGACACCTACGAGGCGAACCTGACCTACCGCACCGCCGTCGAGGCGCCCGCCGACCCGGTCGAGACCTACCTGCGGCTGCGGAGCATCAACCCCGCCCCGTACGCAGGGTTCCTCCAGCACGACGTCGAGGATCACCGGGCGTGGCTGCTGAGCTCGAGCCCCGAGCGGTACGCCCTCATCGACGAGGATCGCACGATCGAGACCAGGCCGATCAAGGGCACGACCCCACGAGGCGCCACGGCGCAGGAGGACGCCGCCAACGCCGAGCTGCTGCGCACCGACCCCAAGCTGCGCAGCGAGAACCTGATGATCACCGATCTGCTCCGCAACGACCTGGCGATGGCCTGCGAGCCCGGCACCGTGGAGGTGCCGGCGCTGATGCAGGTCGAGTCCTATCCGAGCGTGCACCAGCTGGTCAGCACCGTCAGAGGGCACCTGCGCGACGAGATCTCCACGGTCGAGGCGCTGCGCAGGCTCTTCCCGGCCGGCTCGATGACCGGAGCGCCGAAGCTGCGCACGATGGAGGTCATCGAGCGGGCAGAGCGTGAGCTGGGTGGGCCCAGGGCTGCGTACGCCGGTGCCTTCGGGTGGATCTCGGGCGACGGTCCGGCCGACCTGGGCGTCGTCATCCGCACGCTCACGACCCACGACACCACCACCTGGCAGATCGGCACCGGCGGCGGCATCACCGTCAGATCCGACGTCGACGAGGAGGCCGCCGAGGCAGGGTGGAAGGCGGAGCGGCTGCGTCAAGCACTCGGCAGATGA
- a CDS encoding anthranilate synthase family protein, giving the protein MTTQTPARTAIEEITGHEAWAIIRRSSRAGDRDTVGVLAGTRTEVESLLDVPLEEGVPEPGKVADRLLAVPFRQVSERGFEAHDDGAPLVVVDVEREWEFSVAEVLEALPDVPVEFIDRGGFEIDDDTYAQLVKTVIEDEIGQGEGANFVIGRHYRAQVADWNHERALTILRRLLERERGAYWTYCFFTGDRYLIGASPERHVSVHGGDVRMNPISGTFRLPRDLEGSPEKIAHDLKGRLTDFLKDRKEVYELFMVVDEELKMMCDICDQGGQVLGPFLKPMSRLIHTEYLLAGRSERDPREILRDTMYAATVTGSPVENACRLIKKYEPEGRGYYGAALALLGRDESGAPTVDSPIVIRTADVSVDGRLKVSAGATLVRDSDPDYEVAETHAKAGGILSAFGLVPAAPALAQDVSELVNDEDLLLTLAARNRRLSSFWLTDQGDEEPAAHLAGKHAVILDGEDDFVRMLRHLLRVLGMTSSVVRHEDYRAGSFDGADLVIVGPGPGDPRDDADPKMAKLRAAVASLLETGQPFLAVCLGHQALCHQLGIGLHYKDIVFQGTQTRVGVGFGGRPRRERVGFYNTFVGRAGSAELPADVSVDADPETGDIHAISGPHYAGIQFHAESVLTERGYDLIHDVVSDLLAQ; this is encoded by the coding sequence ATGACGACCCAGACGCCTGCCAGGACCGCGATCGAGGAGATCACGGGGCACGAGGCGTGGGCGATCATCCGGCGCTCGTCGCGGGCCGGTGATCGCGACACGGTCGGTGTCCTGGCGGGCACGCGCACGGAGGTCGAGTCGCTGCTCGACGTGCCTCTCGAGGAGGGTGTGCCGGAGCCGGGGAAGGTGGCCGATCGGCTGCTCGCGGTGCCGTTCCGGCAGGTCAGCGAGCGGGGGTTCGAGGCTCACGACGACGGCGCGCCGCTGGTGGTCGTCGACGTGGAGCGCGAGTGGGAGTTCTCGGTCGCCGAGGTGCTCGAGGCGCTGCCCGACGTGCCGGTGGAGTTCATCGATCGTGGTGGGTTCGAGATCGACGACGACACGTACGCCCAGCTGGTCAAGACCGTCATCGAGGACGAGATCGGCCAGGGCGAGGGCGCCAACTTCGTCATCGGGCGCCACTACCGGGCTCAGGTCGCCGACTGGAACCACGAGCGCGCGCTCACCATCCTGCGCCGGCTCTTGGAGCGTGAGCGCGGGGCGTACTGGACCTACTGCTTCTTCACCGGCGACCGCTACCTGATCGGCGCGAGCCCGGAGCGGCACGTGAGCGTCCACGGTGGCGACGTCCGCATGAACCCGATCTCCGGCACCTTCCGGCTGCCGCGTGATCTCGAGGGCAGCCCGGAGAAGATCGCCCACGACCTCAAGGGCCGGCTGACCGACTTCCTGAAGGATCGCAAGGAGGTCTACGAGCTCTTCATGGTGGTCGACGAGGAGCTCAAGATGATGTGCGACATCTGCGACCAGGGCGGCCAGGTGCTCGGTCCGTTCCTGAAGCCGATGTCGCGGCTGATCCACACCGAATACCTCCTAGCCGGCCGCAGCGAGCGCGACCCGCGCGAGATCCTGCGCGACACGATGTACGCCGCGACCGTCACCGGATCGCCGGTGGAGAACGCGTGCCGGCTGATCAAGAAGTACGAGCCGGAGGGCCGTGGCTACTACGGGGCCGCGCTCGCGCTGCTCGGCCGCGACGAGTCCGGCGCCCCGACCGTCGACAGCCCGATCGTGATCCGCACGGCCGACGTGTCGGTCGACGGCCGGCTGAAGGTGAGCGCGGGGGCGACGCTGGTGCGCGACTCCGACCCCGACTACGAGGTCGCCGAGACCCACGCCAAGGCCGGCGGGATCCTGTCCGCCTTCGGCCTCGTGCCGGCCGCGCCCGCGCTGGCGCAGGACGTCTCCGAGCTGGTCAACGACGAGGACCTGCTGCTGACCCTCGCCGCCCGCAACCGCCGGCTGTCGTCCTTCTGGCTCACCGACCAGGGTGACGAGGAGCCGGCCGCCCACCTGGCCGGCAAGCACGCGGTGATCCTCGACGGCGAGGACGATTTCGTGCGCATGCTGCGCCACCTCCTCCGGGTGCTCGGGATGACTTCGTCGGTGGTGCGCCACGAGGACTATCGGGCCGGTTCCTTCGACGGCGCCGATCTGGTCATCGTCGGTCCCGGGCCCGGCGACCCCCGCGACGACGCCGACCCGAAGATGGCCAAGCTGCGCGCCGCCGTCGCCTCGCTGCTCGAGACCGGTCAGCCGTTCCTGGCGGTCTGTCTCGGCCATCAGGCGCTGTGCCACCAGCTCGGCATCGGGCTGCACTACAAGGACATCGTCTTCCAGGGCACCCAGACCCGGGTGGGCGTCGGGTTCGGCGGCCGGCCGCGGCGCGAGCGCGTCGGGTTCTACAACACCTTCGTGGGTCGGGCCGGGTCGGCCGAGCTGCCCGCGGATGTGTCGGTGGATGCCGATCCCGAGACCGGAGACATCCATGCCATCTCCGGGCCGCACTATGCCGGCATCCAGTTCCACGCCGAGTCCGTCCTCACCGAGCGCGGCTACGACCTCATCCACGACGTCGTCAGCGACCTGCTGGCCCAGTGA
- the zwf gene encoding glucose-6-phosphate dehydrogenase gives MATIDDKALPHVIVLFGATGDLARRKLLPGLLRLHEAGLMMDAQIVGTSLEEISDEDFVAFAREACEEFGKGDITDERWAPFAEMLSYVSTKDGPHALADEVKLAEKKLQSLGRDVRRLHYLSVPPKAAQNVIRQLEEADLVEGARIIMEKPFGTDLESAKVLNAKIHEVFEEEQIFRIDHFLGKEAAQNILAFRFANGLFEPIWNRNFIDHVQIDIPETLGLEGRTAFYEGTGAYRDMVVTHLMQVLAFMAMEPPTSLAPDPIGEEKNKVFRSIQPLEPRNVVRGQYSGYRGKNEVSDDSDTETFIALKVTIDNWRWAGVPFFLRTGKKMAEGARIISIAFKEPPLTMFPSNSNAGTQGPDHLTFDLADLSKMSLSFYGKRPGPGMKLEKLSMQFATQETDSSTGVLEAYERLIHDAMRGDHTLFTTAEGIETLWEISQPLLDNPPPVRLYAPGSWGPNSIHQLIAPHAWRLPFERSWRETKKP, from the coding sequence ATGGCGACCATCGACGACAAGGCCCTCCCTCACGTCATCGTTCTCTTCGGTGCGACGGGAGATCTGGCGCGCCGAAAGCTCCTCCCCGGCCTGCTCAGGCTGCATGAGGCCGGGCTGATGATGGACGCTCAGATCGTCGGCACCTCGCTCGAGGAGATCTCCGACGAAGACTTCGTCGCCTTCGCGCGCGAGGCGTGCGAGGAGTTCGGCAAGGGCGATATCACCGACGAGCGCTGGGCGCCTTTCGCGGAGATGCTCTCCTACGTCTCGACCAAAGACGGCCCGCACGCGCTCGCCGACGAGGTCAAGCTCGCCGAGAAGAAGCTGCAGTCGCTCGGCCGCGACGTGCGTCGCCTCCACTACCTCAGCGTGCCTCCGAAGGCCGCCCAGAACGTGATCCGCCAACTCGAGGAGGCCGACCTCGTCGAGGGCGCGCGGATCATCATGGAGAAGCCGTTCGGCACCGACCTGGAGTCGGCGAAGGTGCTCAACGCGAAGATCCACGAGGTCTTCGAGGAGGAGCAGATCTTCCGGATCGACCACTTCCTCGGCAAGGAGGCCGCGCAGAACATCTTGGCCTTCCGCTTCGCCAACGGTCTCTTCGAGCCGATCTGGAACCGCAACTTCATCGACCACGTGCAGATCGACATCCCCGAGACCCTGGGGCTCGAGGGGCGCACCGCGTTCTACGAAGGCACCGGTGCCTACCGCGACATGGTGGTCACCCACCTGATGCAGGTGCTGGCGTTCATGGCGATGGAGCCGCCGACCTCGCTGGCCCCCGACCCGATCGGCGAGGAGAAGAACAAGGTCTTCCGCTCGATCCAGCCGCTGGAGCCGCGCAACGTCGTGCGCGGGCAGTACTCGGGCTACCGCGGCAAGAACGAGGTCTCCGACGACTCCGACACCGAGACCTTCATCGCGCTGAAGGTGACCATCGACAACTGGCGCTGGGCCGGCGTGCCGTTCTTCCTCCGCACCGGCAAGAAGATGGCCGAGGGGGCGCGGATCATCTCGATCGCGTTCAAGGAGCCGCCGCTGACGATGTTCCCGTCCAACTCCAACGCCGGCACCCAGGGGCCCGACCACCTCACCTTCGACCTCGCCGACCTCTCGAAGATGTCACTGTCCTTCTACGGCAAGCGCCCCGGGCCCGGCATGAAGCTGGAGAAGCTCTCCATGCAGTTCGCCACGCAGGAGACCGACTCCTCGACCGGTGTCCTCGAGGCGTACGAACGCCTCATCCACGACGCCATGCGCGGCGACCACACCCTCTTCACGACCGCCGAGGGCATCGAGACGCTCTGGGAGATCTCCCAGCCCCTCCTCGACAACCCCCCGCCCGTACGCCTCTACGCCCCCGGCTCCTGGGGCCCCAACTCGATCCACCAGCTCATCGCCCCCCACGCCTGGCGCCTCCCCTTCGAGCGCTCCTGGCGCGAGACGAAGAAGCCCTAG
- a CDS encoding ABC transporter permease: MTEFQQPVLKAGFLRESMVVFNRQLRMNLRNPAWVLIGVMQPVLYLVLFGPLLEPLIEQLGGNAYNWFVPGMLVQLGIFGAMFAGFSLIGEWREGVIEAERVTPASRGALLFGRLYRDLLQILVQAIILVALGLVMGMDFKPLGIVVGVAITVLVGGAGAAASNAFALLVKSEDVMAPVTNMLLMPILLLSGIFLPMSFGADWLQTLADIIPTKHIVDAVRSSFFGNLGIGDIGWGVGWTAVLFALAVWWGISTFRKENA; encoded by the coding sequence ATGACTGAGTTCCAGCAGCCCGTGCTCAAGGCCGGCTTCCTGCGGGAGTCGATGGTCGTCTTCAACCGCCAGCTGCGGATGAACCTCCGCAACCCGGCCTGGGTGCTGATCGGCGTGATGCAGCCGGTCCTCTACCTGGTGCTCTTCGGTCCGCTGCTCGAGCCGCTGATCGAGCAGCTCGGTGGCAACGCCTACAACTGGTTCGTGCCCGGCATGCTCGTGCAGCTCGGCATCTTCGGCGCGATGTTCGCCGGGTTCTCGCTCATCGGCGAGTGGCGTGAGGGCGTCATCGAGGCCGAGCGGGTCACCCCGGCGTCTCGTGGCGCGCTGCTCTTCGGGCGGCTCTACCGCGACCTGCTGCAGATCCTGGTGCAGGCGATCATCCTGGTCGCCCTCGGCCTGGTGATGGGCATGGACTTCAAGCCCCTCGGCATCGTCGTCGGCGTCGCGATCACCGTGCTGGTCGGTGGCGCGGGTGCTGCCGCGTCCAACGCCTTCGCGCTGCTCGTGAAGAGCGAGGACGTGATGGCGCCGGTGACCAACATGCTGCTGATGCCGATCCTGCTGCTCTCCGGCATCTTCTTGCCGATGAGCTTCGGGGCCGACTGGCTCCAGACGCTCGCCGACATCATCCCGACCAAGCACATCGTCGACGCGGTCCGCTCCTCGTTCTTCGGTAACCTCGGGATCGGCGACATCGGCTGGGGTGTGGGCTGGACGGCGGTGCTGTTCGCACTAGCTGTCTGGTGGGGCATCTCGACGTTCCGCAAGGAGAACGCTTAG